The Chroicocephalus ridibundus chromosome 4, bChrRid1.1, whole genome shotgun sequence genome contains the following window.
GCTCCGCTGCACCTTGTTTCTGCTGGCAAACTGATGCTGggtcttctctcctctctctcttatTTGGAATTATGGtaaatcaattttaaaacatgtaatttaGGAGCAAAAATGGAGCACTGCCAACATGCTATCATATTTTATTGTACAAATGCTTTTTACCTTAAAGAAACTACTtgttaaatgaggatttcagtataaatatttattgtggAGGAAAAATGCAAACCTTAGGACATAAGTGTTCATTGCAGCCCATTTGTAATAATGTCCTTAGCTATGTTACAGCAGGAGACTTTTGCAACAGTGCAATACGGTATTAAAGACACGTTAACAGAAGAAGCAAAAGCTTTCCTCTCCAGATAAGCGTTGCTAGAAACACAATTACTTACAAAAATTATCTCCTCTtgcctttcctcctctttgcaagGTAAGCCAGTAAGACATTTATCAACAACTAtgcatatgaaaacaaaatttaaggaGTCGTGTACTTATAAGATTGCCTTACCTGAAGTGTCCTAGGAAAACCAGTAAAAACTTTCAAAAAGACACAAACAGCACTTAAATACCCAATTCTTACTGGACACAGCAAGTCTGTACAAACTGACTGTGTGCCCAAGCTCATCTATCATCTGAGAAATCTCACTCTAGattagtaaaattaaaattttaagatcTAGTTCACAACAGTTGTTTCTAGTCTCTTTATGTGAACTTGTACCGAGATGAACAGAGTGTCCACCAAGAACATGAACATGGTGCAATCAAAGTAAGACTTAAATTTTATAACATGTTACATTCCAGGTTGGGtttcttggggtttttcttttgcatcttatTCATAGAAATACAAATCAGACAAGTAGATAGGTTCATCTCAGACCACGCAAAAGCACTACCAATTTACCTCATACCTTCTATTTAGACTCTATATTTTTATACAGAATCAATTTCACTAACTAGATTTTGTGCATTGCTTGAGGTTTTGTTCTATATTTTTCCcgttaattttatttgcatttcaataaaaatatggttttatatatgTAGCTGTCTTAAGGAAAATTCCTTTTTGAAGTCACCAGTATATAAGTACAACCCTACAAAAgtaattttagttatttttacaGAACGAGGAGGAAAAAACTATATATTTAGAGTATacattttaaagtgcttttatgAGTCAAGCTTCTTCATGTTCCATTTCTTCCTACATAAATTATGTATCAGACTATTTTGGGGGTCTTTTTATGCTCTAACACAAATAGaagatactgggaaaaaaaagtactcacCTGTggagcttttcattttcagatctAATACAGGAGGGATAGGGAAAGGAGTGGAGAAAGCAGAATAAATTACTGTAGTTTCATATTCACAATGTAGGCTTCATTTTTATACATGTGAAATGGTAATTTTATACAGCTAGCACTGAGGCAAATTCAAATGCTGCTCGGGGACATAGTGCCGACATAAACTAGgctcagaattaaaacaaaattgcaaGTTCAGGCAATGCTGACTTTGGAATAAACAATTCTGGAGTAGCCACTTCTAGAATTAATCATACGTTAGTAGGCCACCGCTCAGTCTGGGCAGCACGGTACTCTCTCCCTACATACCTGTTGAGTAAATATTATACATTTCAGGAAAGGGTAGCAGAATCCAATTGCTAGCATCGCATCAGGGACATTACAGTTAAGATCTTTTGCACCAGTGTGACAGTATAAAAGAGTAAGCAAGCAAAACCTAGTGCAATGCAATTGAGAATTGTGTTTTTACTTTACCTACCAGATCGATTTTTCTGTTCGCTGGAGCCAACAGACTTTAACTACTACAACAGcaaattcatattattttttcctgataataAAATGGATAAACTagtaaatttttaataaaaagaccctgtgtctctcttttcttttttgtttttaaattggaaagcaaaatattgttCAGAAGCTAAacccttttcatttttctccaacATTATGAGGGTTTCCTTTTTCAATCACCAGTTGAAATTGGTTTCCAATGGGAAAGCTTCTGGGGATTTTCCcctggaaaatttttttcttatcattgACTAGCAAAACCTCTTAAACACCCCTCCTCAGTTTTTCAGTTCTCTGTATAAATTTTAACACAATCTCCAAcactttttaacaaaaatggcccaaattggaagaaaatattagttcaGTTTCTTAACACTCTGAGTGAAGTTCATCCCTGGACAGACTGTCGTTTATATCTCCAGCTCCATGACTTTGGAAATGATGGATAATTTCCATGCTGTTCCCCTGCACAGAGGGCACGTGAAGCCTTTTGGGCAGAGTAAGCAAAAACTCTTCTGAGAGCGTGACTTTTCCCCACGTAGTCAAATATCTGATCCAACACGTTTTAGCTCAGAAAAATGACAAGTGACTTCAAAGAGGTGCATATGGAATTTCAGACACTTTCAACTGGTgaatttccttaaaaacaaaaataccaggCTAAGAAGCTAGCTGGATAAAAGGACtgttcttaaagtaaaaaaaaaaaaaaatatatatatatatatgcacacacacacatatagtcCAAGTAGGAGGCAAAATGGAAGCGAAGCAAACATTTACAATGCTCTCAATTTGGTTTTGGCAACTGCCAATCAGTACCATATACTTAAAGGCATTGTGAAATGCTATAATGCTTTGCCTGGAAAAGTGGGGAAAATGTAAGTACTataccttgaaaaaaataaaattaaatgaaatattattatgAGACAGAAGGGTTGTCAAAAGTGAGGGACACATTACTGTGGAGACTTAATACCGGCACCCATGTTCTCTTGAACCCAGGAAAGCACTGCACTGAGGTCGGTGAATATTCCTGGGGATCCTCTGTTGTGATGTTTTTTCTTCTCGTTACTTCTCCAGCCACGAGCACATCCCATGCCCCAGGAGATCACGCCAGCGAGAGTCCAGGCACCGTGCCTGCTGCGGCACAATAGAGGGCCTCCTGAGTCTCCCTgtaaaaaatgagcaaaaggcCACAACCCACAGCTGACAAAAGTGGGTACATACCACTGAGCAAGCCTCAAAGAGGTTTCTTTTGTGCTGTACTGACAAACCCGCAACATAGggaatagtaattaaaaaaaaaaaaacaactatgaaGAAAGACACTTTCTTTCTTATTGTGTTTAGTCAGGATCGTcaagagggggagagagagacgaATTCCCTCGTGGGTCCAGACCTGCTGTGTTTTAGCATGCAAAAAGGAGCGAAGAGCTTTTTTTTCTACCCCCATGACAAGGAACGCTCAAACTTTATCtcactttctttccttcctctaaTCCAATGCAAGACTTTCTACTTTCCTCCTTAGGATCTTAGCAACATTAACTAATTAGCATATCAACTGTTATGAAGTTAGAAAGCCCGAAGCATTATTGCACTGGGATACGTTGCAAAATTACGCTCAGGAACCTGTTGTACAACTCGTACGataattaaaatggaattatGTAATTAAGTGCATCGCCCCATACAGAACCTTTGAAAGAATTCAGACGTCAAAATAAATACCCTCCAAATATTGCATTTTACAGTGTATTCATTTAGGGACACACAGCCTTAAGCTTCTGCGAAAGGCTTGTGAGTACACAAGGCCCTCTGCTGAGCGGACCTGGCAGGCATCTTTTCCTCCATCAGGAAATCCAGCACACATTATAGTGTCACCTCGGATGGGTTTCTTTAAAGTTGATAACGCTCTTGAACATTCCTTACTGTTTAGGATTGGTAGATTTACTTCATGTAAGACCTGAGGGAGTACTCCAtctgaaacacacaaaaaattcttCATAAGAAATGCTGAAAGGTGAACTTAATGTCActgaaaatacaccaaaaaagaAGTTGTAAACTTGCTCCAAGCCATTTTATAGTTACATAAACATCCAGTTTTGTGTATATAAGCAGTTTCACTTGaataaatttcaaaacatttcaaaattgaaatacaggtCTATATGGTGGAAcactggcccagattgcccagagaggtggtggaggccccatccctggagacattcaaggccaggcttgatgaggctctgagcaacctgatctagttgaagatgtccctgctaactgcaggggggttggactagatggcctttaaaggtgccttccaacccaacacattctatgatcctatgatatCGTAGTGATCCATTTTGAGGCAATTCACAGGTAGGCATAGAAGCTAGAAAGATCCCATTTTTAGATTACAACTCTCATGACTggttgatgttttttttctggtctaTGACCTCTGCAATTAAGCTCTTACCTTGAGAAATAAGACACTGAAAAACCCGAATGTCAAAGAACAATTCGAGTGGCTTACTCTCATTTAAACGGCCCCATCCACAAGCAGTGCAGATATATCCCGCTTCAAACTTTTCACCTGGATCAGGAAGACATGCTGGCAAAACTGATGAACCTGCCACACACAGACATGAATTTTATTGGTAAGTatttgaaacaacaacaacaaaaagcttcctttctgttttttataTTAACAGAATATTGTTATATTCTGGATATAGATATATTCTGgatataaataacaataaaaatattgttatttttgtgGTATCTGAAAAATTAATCTCGCTTTTGACAACTTATCTGTGCCTCCACTTCGTAGTGTTttggaatggaaaaagaaagccaGGAGCACCACAAGCTTCAGATCAGGCCTTGCCATTCGGCTTAAACTTAGCTGCTATCATGATCCAAACTTCTGTCAGAAAAAGTAGCCGCTCACCTTTGTGGTGGCAAAGAAAGAGCGACCTAGTGATGTGAGCCGGAGATTTTGGAAGAGCCGAGTGTGGGGTGGACTCCCCTATGCACCTTCCATCACTAAAACTGATGTGAAGTGGCCTTCCAGAAAACCCAACCATTAAGGCAAAGTCCGTGCACAGCTGAGCAATGGCTGGCTCGCAGGCCAGGGAATGGGGAAACCAACagctgtcctctcctccccttccccttcccgccccTGAAAGGGCCTCTCTGCCACCACCGAAGATAACCCCGCTCCCCCTCCTGCGGAGCctgcagggagggaaaaggggacgAATAGCAGAGGGGTGTGAGTAAGGTGTGGAGACAGCACTGTGGTACCCAGTGAGCTCTGGTCTGCCTTTGCTAGCTTTACTCTTCACCACAGGCAAAAATCTCCACCTACAcctcagatgaaaaataaaaccacctatTTGGTCGGGTTTTAGTCTCCTGTATATAAAGAGCAATAGTTTTTTCTTCAAGGGAGTATTAAGTCTGAAGACGACCATTAATTCAACTGATAGATTTTTCTGACTCACCCCtggcattttaaatacttcagttgCAAAATACTCTGGAGATTTTTGGTGGTATAATCTGGCAGCTGGGAAACAGGTTTAAACTGAGCTTCAAGACTTTTCACAGCGTCTGGGAGAAACAAAGGCCTTGCCTTCCCCACTGAAAAAGATCACAGATAACTATGGCCTTACTGAAGTTGAAGGCTCCATCCAGCTTCACAAGGGCAATGTCATAGTCCATCGGCCTTCTGGGGTCAAAGTTGGGATGCTTAATGACATACTTAACAGGAAGGGTCTGCTCGCCGTTCTCCCTGATCCTCAAATCgtgctctcctgcagtgacactCAAGTACTGGAGTAAATCCCTGTagagtagaaaaataaaagttcagCTATGGAATcttcaaaatgaaaggaaaaaaatgcagttgtttttaaacagaaaagttatTACTACTGATACGTAACACCTTTCATCTTCAGATTTTACAACACTTAATATGTACAGTCACCAAGCATCAGAGTATGCCCTGCAGTATAAATTGGGAGATGAAAGGGACTGAGAAGAAAGATCATTTATCTACACTCCTGACGGTGGTTGGTGGTCTACTAAGGAACCAGGTTCTCCtactgtgtttaaaaatgctTAGTCACCCTGCATTTTGAAGGAGGAGGGAATATTTGGACATAGGAAATCACAGAAAAGGTACGACTCATTTTCTAGCATTCCCAGTTTATACCTTAAAAACATAGTGAATCCTGGCTCCTAGTACCAGATCAGATGTGcagcaagggaaaacaaaagcaatcatTATCAACTTTTTATTCCAATTCAAATATAGCCAGACTTGAAGAATTACTTTTGTGTCTGTAGGCTTTATGCTGATTTAGATATTCTCTGTCCTTGTGTAGTTAACATAAACTCTGCAGTTATTGGCTAATTTGACCAAGACGTGATCACGTGCAATGCCAGATATAGATCAAATTTATAATTCCAAGTGATTCATTAGTATGAAGATTCAGTATTAATAAGAGAGTTAGAACCTCAGTAAAGCCACCACAGAATCAGGACCGAAACCTTCTGTACAACATATTGctttagagatatggtttagtgatgttctttgtcagtgttaggtggatggttggactagatgatctgagaggtcccttccaacgtaggcAACTGTTCAATTCTATGAACgttcacaaacttttttttttttagcactatTGCGCTAAAAATTGTGCAGGACATTGTCAGCGTGCAAGAGGACATTATCCATTCGCCATTTAATTGCGTATGCTCTGCCAGTtgttactactaaaaaaaaaaattgcggTCACCTGATAATTATAGTTAGGTACAGATTTTTACCTACACTTCCAAAAATCAGTCTCCACCACCCCTGTAAGATTGttttattcttaattatttttgagatgttcaaaggttttggtttttctccccttctgtCAAAACATGGAAAATACTGGTTGCAGATGAAAGGGTAGCATCTGCAAGTAATCGCCACAAAGAGATGCTACAGCACACACAGGCTTTTATAATCACTGTTTTTCTGCGCCTGCAGCCTGCTCCTGAAATCCCACATCCATACCTGTCCAAGAGGCAGTGAGCTGCCGTGACCACCCACTGAGCAGAAACAATGGTGCCTCCGCAGAAATGCTTTTGCCTTCGTTTCAAGGAAACCTGCAATgcataaagaagaaaatcttcCTATCTGCTCCGACTGCAtttgaggaagaaaggagagagcaCGTGCAGGCACGCTCTGAAGATTCACAGGGCTAAAGTACATGCTGCATTTCAAGCAACCACACTTTGACGGCGTTTTTACGGTTCTTGAGTCTAATTGATCCTAAACCTTGCTGTTCCCCTCAGCTGTGACTTGGCACCTGGATAAAAGCAACATAGACGAAATAAAAGCCAAGTCACTGAGGTACGGGGCACGCTGTAAAGGTCACTAGTTACCTGAGAACTTTTCCTTTGGCGGTCACTGGGAACACCGCAAATCCACGGTGCCTGACAATAGTCAGGGGCTGGAAGCGGGGTCCTTTGGTCTCCTGTTTTTGAGCAGTTTCACCCATGCCTCTTTACAATAGACTAAACTACAGATGCTCTTTCAGAAATAACGACAAACAAAATAAGAAACGACACACAAAGGTTTATCAGGGAGCAGGACAGATTGTGCGTCGTCTCCGCCTGCTTCACTGCTTTTCATAAAAGCAGGGTGGAGCTCAAGAATGTGCCAGAAGTGTCAGTAAGCACAGAGTATACCCGCTGTCTTCTTTTGTCATTTCTACAAAACGTCAGGACTTTGTTCCGAAGACAAAACCACACGCGCTTGTGCAAACCTGCCAGGGATGCGAGCCTTGTTTCACCTGGTTTCCCCCAACAATCCGAGCGAAAAGGTTAAGGTAACTCCACAGTTTTGTCTCTTGAACTTGCTGCCCACACTTCGGATCTGAGGAgtaaaagagggaaaaggaggaaagatttAGTCTGGATTTAAGTTTTTCTACTTTGTAATAACTGAATTGGAAGGCATGGCCCGGCACAGAGGTCAGTGCAGTCTCTCTGCCACGACAGGAGCCACATTTTACAGTTCCTAGTACAAAATGCCCAGACTGAGGCTAAATTGGGCTAAGAAAAGGGCAATGTACTTTATTTTGCAAAGTTGTCCAAATAAGCACGTTTTTGTTCA
Protein-coding sequences here:
- the OVCH2 gene encoding ovochymase-2 isoform X6 codes for the protein MRVALGKLQLLLTGIVCIPEFRAVPSALLKDPKCGQQVQETKLWSYLNLFARIVGGNQVKQGSHPWQVSLKRRQKHFCGGTIVSAQWVVTAAHCLLDRDLLQYLSVTAGEHDLRIRENGEQTLPVKYVIKHPNFDPRRPMDYDIALVKLDGAFNFSSSVLPACLPDPGEKFEAGYICTACGWGRLNENGVLPQVLHEVNLPILNSKECSRALSTLKKPIRGDTIMCAGFPDGGKDACQGDSGGPLLCRSRHGAWTLAGVISWGMGCARGWRSNEKKKHHNRGSPGIFTDLSAVLSWVQENMGADLKMKSSTAFCSIQDGKLPDSEGELHFPGSPKQFYQNRQLCVWTLFVPEGNYILLRFSRFDIEPETFCDYDSLSVYSTDNRLLGKFCGEDIPLPILIGSNSIRLKFVSDNKDYGTGFSMTYKALTPDILPDSGCESLAVLFEEGVLQSMHYPEHYSNMADCQWIICAPEDHVIKLTYQSFEVEESEDCSYDAVTVYEDLNLADLPYQHLF
- the OVCH2 gene encoding ovochymase-2 isoform X8, which translates into the protein MRVALGKLQLLLTGIVCIPEFRAVPSALLKDPKCGQQVQETKLWSYLNLFARIVGGNQVKQGSHPWQVSLKRRQKHFCGGTIVSAQWVVTAAHCLLDRDLLQYLSVTAGEHDLRIRENGEQTLPVKYVIKHPNFDPRRPMDYDIALVKLDGAFNFSSSVLPACLPDPGEKFEAGYICTACGWGRLNENGVLPQVLHEVNLPILNSKECSRALSTLKKPIRGDTIMCAGFPDGGKDACQGDSGGPLLCRSRHGAWTLAGVISWGMGCARGWRSNEKKKHHNRGSPGIFTDLSAVLSWVQENMGAGIKSPQSENEKLHSIL
- the OVCH2 gene encoding ovochymase-2 isoform X5; this encodes MRVALGKLQLLLTGIVCIPEFRAVPSALLKDPKCGQQVQETKLWSYLNLFARIVGGNQVKQGSHPWQVSLKRRQKHFCGGTIVSAQWVVTAAHCLLDRDLLQYLSVTAGEHDLRIRENGEQTLPVKYVIKHPNFDPRRPMDYDIALVKLDGAFNFSSSVLPACLPDPGEKFEAGYICTACGWGRLNENGVLPQVLHEVNLPILNSKECSRALSTLKKPIRGDTIMCAGFPDGGKDACQGDSGGPLLCRSRHGAWTLAGVISWGMGCARGWRSNEKKKHHNRGSPGIFTDLSAVLSWVQENMGADLKMKSSTAFCSIQDGKLPDSEGELHFPGSPKQFYQNRQLCVWTLFVPEGNYILLRFSRFDIEPETFCDYDSLSVYSTDNRLLGKFCGEDIPLPILIGSNSIRLKFVSDNKDYGTGFSMTYKALTPDILPDSGCESLAVLFEEGVLQSMHYPEHYSNMADCQWIICAPEDHVIKLTYQSFEVEESEDCSYDAVTVYEDVRKEEEIGLTFDL
- the OVCH2 gene encoding ovochymase-2 isoform X7, with translation MRVALGKLQLLLTGIVCIPEFRAVPSALLKDPKCGQQVQETKLWSYLNLFARIVGGNQVKQGSHPWQVSLKRRQKHFCGGTIVSAQWVVTAAHCLLDRDLLQYLSVTAGEHDLRIRENGEQTLPVKYVIKHPNFDPRRPMDYDIALVKLDGAFNFSSSVLPACLPDPGEKFEAGYICTACGWGRLNENGVLPQVLHEVNLPILNSKECSRALSTLKKPIRGDTIMCAGFPDGGKDACQGDSGGPLLCRSRHGAWTLAGVISWGMGCARGWRSNEKKKHHNRGSPGIFTDLSAVLSWVQENMGADLKMKSSTAFCSIQDGKLPDSEGELHFPGSPKQFYQNRQLCVWTLFVPEGNYILLRFSRFDIEPETFCDYDSLSVYSTDNRLLGKFCGEDIPLPILIGSNSIRLKFVSDNKDYGTGFSMTYKALTPDILPDSGCESLAVLFEEGVLQSMHYPEHYSNMADCQWIICAPEDHVIKLNLADLPYQHLF